Below is a genomic region from Helicobacter pylori.
CTATATTCTCGCTCCCTCCTATCATGCGCGCGATTTCTAAAACCCTTTCTTCATTATTGAGAGTTTTTGCAAGGCTTTTGTGGTTTTCTTTGAAAACTAAAATATGGTTTTTAGCGAGCGCTGGGATATGGACTTGGTGCGAAATGGCAAAGATTTGCGAATGGCTGCTTAAGGTTTCAAGGGCTTTAGAGACCGCCAAACTCTCTTCACCGCTCAAATTGGAATCCATTTCATCTAACACCAACACGCCTTTAAAATCCTTTAAAAACTCCATTTCTAAAAGCATGAACGCCAGCCTCAAACGGCTGTATTCTCCAGAGCTTAAGGTTTCTAATTGGGAATTTTGTAAATTCAAAACGAGTTTTTGAGCGCCTTTTTCGCTCATGGGGGCTTCTTCTAAAACCAAGCTAGGGCTTTTTAGGAGCAAATCTTTCGCTTTAGCGCTTAAAAGAGCGTTAAAACCGGCTAAATATTCTTTTCTAAAGCCGCTTATTTCTTCGCACAATTTCAAGCATTCGGTTTTTAATTGTTCTATTTCTTTGTGGTAAGTTTCGCAATGATGATCAATTTCTTTCAGGTTATGCAATTCGTTTTTAACATGCCCTAATCGTTCTTTAGCATGCGCAATACTCCCGTAATCCTTAATGATCCCGCTTAGCATGCCAAGCCTTTCTAGCACTTTTTCAATATCCAAACGCTCGCACTCTTCTAATTTAGCCTGCTCTTTTTCCAACAGAGCGCTCGCTTCTAATAAAGCGCTTTTTAAAAACTCCGCGCTATGGCCCACGCTCTCTAAAGCATGCGTGATTTTGTGGGTATTTTCTAGCACCTCTAACGCCAGAGCGATTTTATCGTTCAGTTTTTCCTTACTAGAGAGCAATTTTTTTTGCTCTAAAAGGCGTTCGTATTCATCTTCTTTTAAATCCAGCCTCTCTAATTTCATTTTTTCAAAATTCAATCGTTCTTCTAAATCCTTTTGGAAACGCTTTTTATCCTCTAATAACCGCCTTTCTTTTTCTAGCTTCTCTAAGCGGGTGAATTTTTCTTCAAGCGCGCCTAAAAGGGGGCTAAACGCCTGGTTTTTGTTTTGGATATAGCCATCTAATAAGGAGAGCATTAAAATATCGTTGAGTTCATTCTGGCTGAATCTGTCGTTAGATAAGCGTTTGATCAAACCTTTTAATAACGCTTTGAGCGTGTTTTTAGACAGGCTCGTTTGGTTTAAAAAATAGCGCGTTTTTTCTTTTTTGATCACGCTGATGACTAAGGGTTCATGTTCATCTTCTCTAAAAATGCCGTATTCTTCCGTGTCTAAAAAAGGCGCGATCAATTCCACTTCAATGTTTGAAGCGTTGCTCTCTTTAAGTCCAAACGCCCCTAAAAGGCTCGCAATCAGAACACTTTTCCCCACCCCACTAGCCCCACTAATTGCGCTCAAGCCGTCTTTAAACTCTAGATCCAATTTTTCAAAAACAGCGTTTTGACGCACTTTTAAGCGTGTGATTTGAGCGTTATTGAAATCTCGCATGTTTTTTACCCTTTTTTTATCTTTTTTTGCTAGGGCTTTCCCCCCATAATAGCTTTTCTTTAAGCACTTTAAAATAATCCCTTGAATTTTTTTGTAAGAGCTTGGTAGTGGTGGGGCTTTTTTGAATATATAGGGGTTGGTTGGCTTCTAAATCATAGGTGGCTTGCCCATCAATGACCACAAGAGCGTCTTCATGAGCGCAAAAATTCAAGCAAAATTCCGCTCCTAACACTAAAGGGCGTTGCGTTAAAGAAAAATCGCACAAGGGCGTTAAAATATAGCTCTGGCTTAAAGCATGCACAATCGGCCCATGAGCGCTCAAATTATAAGCGGTCGAGCCTAGGGGCGTGGCAATGATAAGCCCATCGCCTTTATAGGTGTTAAAGGGCGTATGGCCTGCGTAAGCTTTGATGTCTAAAACCCCTAAAGCTTTTTTTTTGGCGATCACGATTTCATTGATCGCATAAAAAGAGGTTTTCCCAATACGGCCCTCTAAAGCCAAATGCTCTTCTAGTTTGATAGCGCCTTGCTTGAGATCTTGTAAGAAACCTTTCAAACCATTCAATTCAACTGCGCTCAAAAACCCTAAATTCCCTATTCTAACCCCAAAACATGGCTTATTGTAAGAATGCGTCATTCTTAAAGCCCCTAAAATCGTGCCATCGCCCCCTAAACATAAAAACGCATAAGCTTTTTCTATCAATCGTTCATCTTTTGATCCATCAAGGCTATCAATCATAAAGCTTTCAAACCCCTCATCTTCTAAAAGCTTTAAAACCCATTCTTTAGCTCGCTCTAACTTTTCAAAAAGAGGGTTTTGATAATGAGTGGGTCGCACAAACACGCCGATAGTTTGAAGTGAATCTTTCATGCGTATATTGTAGCTTAAAGCTTGAAACAAAATTTTAAAAAAAGGGGTTTTAGCCGCTTTTTATTAATCTTATGTGAAATTCATAAGGAGTTTTTATTTTTATTAATGTTTCATTCTTTAATCGTTTTTAATTGTTTTTTGGGTATTCTTTTTAAGAATGTAAGCATTATGTTAAGGAATCATGCATGAAAAAATTTTTTTCTCAATCGTTGTTGGCTTTGATTGTGTCTATAAACACATTATTAGCTATGGATGGTAATGGCGTTTTTTTAGGGGCGGGTTATTTGCAAGGGCAAGCGCAAATGCATGCGGATATTAATTCTCAAAAACAAGCCGCTAACGCTACTATCAAGGGCTTTGATGTGCTTTTAGGGTATCAATTTTTCTTTGAAAAACACTTTGGCTTGCGCCTTTATGGGTTTTTTGACTACGCCCATGCCAATTCTATTAGGCTTAAAAACCCTAACTATAACAGCGAAGCGGTGCAAGTGGCGGGTCAAATTCTTGGGAAACAAGAAATCAATCGTTTAACAAACATCGCCGATCCCAAAACCTTTGAGCCAAACATGCTCACTTATGGGGGGGCTATGGATGTGATGGTTAATGCCATCAATAACGGCATCATGAGTTTGGGGGCTTTTGGTGGGGTGCAATTAGCCGGCAATTCATGGCTTATGGCGACACCGAGCTTTGAGGGTATTTTAGTGGAGCAAGCCCTTGTGAGCAAAAAAGCCACTTCTTTCCAATTTTTATTCAATGTGGGGGCTCGCTTAAGGATCTTAAAGCATTCTAGCATTGAAGCGGGCGTGAAATTCCCCATGCTGAAGAAAAATCCCTATATCACTGCAAAAAATTTGGATATAGGGTTTAGGCGCGTGTATTCATGGTATGTGAATTATGTATTCACTTTCTAGGGTGTGGCCCTAGAGAGTCAGCACGCTCTCAATGATTTTAATCAGCTCTTTTTCTCTTTTTTCTAGGCTTTTGGGCGTCCATTCGGTGTAATGGTGTGCAATGTCTATGGTCATCTTATAGCAGGTCATCACTCTAAAAGTTTTCTTTTTGTTTAACCTGATTTCTTCTCCCATGTAGATTTTCTTTTTATCTTTGAAATCCAAATTTGAAGCTTTAGTGTTTTTCTTGCCCCCTAAAAGCGTGAGATTGGCTAAAGAATGCGTGTAGCACTCCCTTTCTTCTTCGCTAAAGTCCTTCGCCCATTGGCTTGAGAGATTGGGTTTTTTGGGCAAGATGTGTTCAATATGCAGATCTTTATCCATCTGAATGCGCTTGGGGCAATCGTCATCGCTCATGAAATATTCCACTAAAATGAGAATGGGTTTGAGCCATGAATTGTTTGAACTCCTTTTGTGTTTTTCATACAAATGGTCATCTTTTAGTTTCTCTCTAAAATTTTGTGTTATTTTATTTTTATCTAAATATTCTTTTACAATAGAGATAATATCATCAATGTTTTTCTTTTCCTTTAGGGCTTTAATAATGTTGCAATTAGTTTGTTTTTTAGGCTCTTTTTGTTCTGCAACCCAATTTTGGTAATAAAACTTGACTAGCAATTCTTTTAAAGCCTCTATCTCGCTTTGGCTATAGTTGTGCAATATGCTGGTGCACAAAATAATGTGCCAAAAATCAGAGGCTAGATAAGAAAGCAAATGAGCATGTCGGTCTTGCATTTCTAACACCTCACAATAAGCGTTGTAAAAATCTTCTACGCCCTTAAGGTATCCTAATGGGGTTTTATTAAGCCTTTCAAACTGATCGGCAAGTCTTTCTTCCATGTTTTTCCCACTAGTTACCGGATGGAGATAGGTTAAATACCAGCTAAACAATATTTCTGCGGCGTTCTTCTCTCGCTTGTTCTCTTTTCTCTTTGGAAATTTTGACTCATTATCCAAGCATTTTTGACGCAAGGCATTCCACCGAGACACAAACTCTTCTTGATCCTTTTCTTTAGCGAGTATTTTTAGCAACTCCACCTTAAAAACATCTATCGCATGCAAGGGCAGACCCCTAGCGTTTAAAACACTAAAAATCCTTAACGCCATACTTATATTGGAGCAAGTGGTTTTGATAAATATGACCTTAAGATACAGCCATCTAATGAAATCGTTAATGTCTGCAATCTCTTTTTTTTCAAGATAGTTTTTCAAACAAACCGCATTTTTCAAGTAGTTGTTCTTGTCGTTCTTATCATTGCTTGCATCAAGATCGTCAAAAAATTTCAAGGCATCTTGAAAATCTTTTTTAGCATTAGACTCTATTGGATCAAAATCCAATCGTTTTCTTTTTTTTCCATCAGTATCGCCCAAACTATTTTCTAAAAAATCTCTGCTAGTTTTGTCTAAATGTTCATTATAGAGAGTGGCCAAGACTTTTGCAAGCAGAATGAAAGTGCTTAAGCGTTGCTAGCCATCTACAATGTCATAGGTTGTAGCGTTGGTTTCGGAATCTTTGCTGATTGCAATTAAGACTAATGAGCCGCAAAAATAATCGCTTTCTTTATAACATTCATAGCTAGAAAGCAAATCGTCTAAAAGCTTTTCGCAGTTTTCTTCTGTCCATTGGTAAGGGCGTTGGTAGGTAGGGATTTGGTAATAAGCACTAAGTTCTGTAGCTAAAATATCTTTTAATTGATAAGCCTCGCCTTCAATGCTTTCGTTTGCCATAAAAACCCCTTTGTGTGTTTTGAATGGATTATAACATTAAAAAGTGTTTTTTTTTTTTTTTGAAATATTTCCACGCATTAAGACGCATGGTTTATCGCCATGCCCTTTTTTACAACCTATTTTTAAAGCTCTTTTAAAACCTCTAAAGGCGACTTGAACGCTAGATTGAAAGTTTTAGCGATGCCTTCTTGGGTGATATAGCCGTTATAAGCGCTCAAGCCTCCAAGGGTGTTTGCTACGATTTTAGTGTTGGCTTTTAAAAAGCCCTTCAAGCCATGCTCTAAATAATACAACAAATACGGTGCGCTCGCATGGCTATAAGCTACAGAGCTTGTTTTAGCGGCAATCCCTGGCATGTTAGGCACGCCATAATGCAACAAATCCTCTTCCACATACACCGGGTTAGAATGGCTTGTCTGGTGTATGGTCTCTATACACCCCCCTAAATCGCAAGCCACATCTATTACTACCCCTTGTTTTTGCATGCGTTTTAAATGCCTTCTTAAGATCACTTTAGGGGTTTGGCTCGCTGTAACTAGCACCGCTCCCACTAGCCCCACCGCCCCATTTAAAGCCTGAATGATATTGGCTTCATTCACGCTTAAAACTTCTAAATCATACAAATGGTAATAGGGGTGGTTTTGCAATTTAGCGTAGTCCAATTCTAAAATCGTTACTTTAGCCCCCATTTGGCTTAAGACTTTCGCGCTCTCCATGCCAACCACACCGCCCCCAACCACGACGATTTTAGCCCTTTGCGCGCCCGATAACCCCCCAAGCATGACCCCCTTACCCATAAAGCCCTTAACATGCTCTAAAGCCAGCAAATAATGCTGGATTAAATGCGCAGCCAACCTCCCAGCCACCACGCTCATAGGCGCTAAAATAGGGTAGTCGTTTTTAGGCCCGGCAATGGTTTCAGTGCAAATGGAAGTGATTTTTTTATCTATAAACATTTCGCACAAGCTTTTTTGATACGCTAGATCCAAATAACTAAACAGCATGGCTTTTTCTTTCAACAAAGGGTATTCATGCTCTAAAGGCTCTTTGCATTTGACCACCAAATCCTGCCCCCACGCTGTTTTAGAATCCACGATTTTAGCCCCCACGCTCTCATACGCTTCGTTACTATAACCGCTATTAGCGCCGGCTTGATTTTCCACTAAAACCCCCACGCCCTTTTGAGTGATTAGCGCCACATCATCAGGCACCAAAGCCACTCGTGATTCTAAATCCATGCTTTCTTTGACTAGCCCAATAGTCATGTTAATCCTTTAAATAGTAGTGTCAGTTATGATTATATTCGCTCAATAAGACTATTTGAGTGTTTTTCTGTCAAAAACTTGAATGGTTTTACTCTTTTACACAATGAAATTACTCTATTTATTATCTATTTGCTTATTAGTAATTGGTTGTTAATTTTGGTTTAGAATAGGGATCATTAGAGGGGGTTTGAAGGAGTTATAAAATGATTTTAGTAGGATTGGAAGCGGAATTAGGAGCGTCAAAAAGAGGCACCGATAAAGGGGTTAGGCGTTTGAGAGAAGCCTTAAGCGCAACGCATGGCGATGTGATTAAAGGCATGCAAACGATCACTCAAGAGCGGTGCGTGCTTTATAAGGAGTTTAGATACGCTAAGAATTTTGAAGATTACTACCTTTTTTGTAAAGAAAATCTGATCCCTTGCATGAAAGAAGTGTTTGAGAAAAAAGAATTCCCTTTGATCTTAAGCTCAGAGCATGCGAACATGTTTGGGATTTTCCAAGCGTTTAGGAGCGTTCATAAGGACAAAAAAATAGGGATTTTGTATTTAGACGCGCATGCGGATATTCATACGGCTTATGACAGCGATTCAAAGCATATCCACGGCATGCCTTTAGGCATGGTTTTAAATCGTGTCCGTAGTGGGTTTAATCGCATGAGCGAGAGCGAAGAAAAGGCATGGCAAAAGCTCTGCTCTTTGGGGTTAGAAAAGGGAGGGTTAGAAATTGATCCTAAATGTTTGGTGTATTTTGGGGTAAGAAGCACCGAACAGAGTGAAAGAGATGTGATTAAGGAATTAGAAATCCCTTTATTCAGCGTGGAAGCGATAAGAGAAAACATGCAAGAAGTGGTTCAAAAAACCAAAGAATCATTAAAAGCGGTGGATATTATTTATCTCAGTTTGGATTTAGACATTATGGATGGCAAGCTTTTCACTTCTACCGGCGTGCGTGAAAATAACGGGCTGAGTTTTGATGAATTAAAGCGATTACTCAGCTTGCTTTTAGAAGGTTTTAAAGACAGATTGGGAGCCATTGAAGTAACCGAATACAACCCCACGGTGAGCGTAAAACACACCAACGAAGAAGAAAAGCAGGTTTTAGAGATCTTGGATCTCATCATCAATAGCTGTAAAATTAAAGATAAGAAGCCGTCTTTTGCAATGAGTCGCTGATTATTTTTCAAACAAAACGATAAAAAGTTGGAAAATGAAACCAACAATGGTGCAGTGTTTAGATGAAAAATTAACCCGCTTTTAGCGTCAAAATGTCTTGTGTGTTTTGAGAACGCACGCAAGCTTATTGTGTGTCAAAAATGGGGATTTTTCACTAGAGATTGAGCAAAATCAGCAAAATCAAAAAAAAAAAAAAAGATTTTCATGGGATTAATGTAAAATTCTTATTAAGTTTTTTTT
It encodes:
- the rocF gene encoding arginase, with translation MILVGLEAELGASKRGTDKGVRRLREALSATHGDVIKGMQTITQERCVLYKEFRYAKNFEDYYLFCKENLIPCMKEVFEKKEFPLILSSEHANMFGIFQAFRSVHKDKKIGILYLDAHADIHTAYDSDSKHIHGMPLGMVLNRVRSGFNRMSESEEKAWQKLCSLGLEKGGLEIDPKCLVYFGVRSTEQSERDVIKELEIPLFSVEAIRENMQEVVQKTKESLKAVDIIYLSLDLDIMDGKLFTSTGVRENNGLSFDELKRLLSLLLEGFKDRLGAIEVTEYNPTVSVKHTNEEEKQVLEILDLIINSCKIKDKKPSFAMSR
- a CDS encoding DNA repair protein RecN, which produces MRDFNNAQITRLKVRQNAVFEKLDLEFKDGLSAISGASGVGKSVLIASLLGAFGLKESNASNIEVELIAPFLDTEEYGIFREDEHEPLVISVIKKEKTRYFLNQTSLSKNTLKALLKGLIKRLSNDRFSQNELNDILMLSLLDGYIQNKNQAFSPLLGALEEKFTRLEKLEKERRLLEDKKRFQKDLEERLNFEKMKLERLDLKEDEYERLLEQKKLLSSKEKLNDKIALALEVLENTHKITHALESVGHSAEFLKSALLEASALLEKEQAKLEECERLDIEKVLERLGMLSGIIKDYGSIAHAKERLGHVKNELHNLKEIDHHCETYHKEIEQLKTECLKLCEEISGFRKEYLAGFNALLSAKAKDLLLKSPSLVLEEAPMSEKGAQKLVLNLQNSQLETLSSGEYSRLRLAFMLLEMEFLKDFKGVLVLDEMDSNLSGEESLAVSKALETLSSHSQIFAISHQVHIPALAKNHILVFKENHKSLAKTLNNEERVLEIARMIGGSENIESAISFAKEKLKVQE
- a CDS encoding outer membrane protein, with product MKKFFSQSLLALIVSINTLLAMDGNGVFLGAGYLQGQAQMHADINSQKQAANATIKGFDVLLGYQFFFEKHFGLRLYGFFDYAHANSIRLKNPNYNSEAVQVAGQILGKQEINRLTNIADPKTFEPNMLTYGGAMDVMVNAINNGIMSLGAFGGVQLAGNSWLMATPSFEGILVEQALVSKKATSFQFLFNVGARLRILKHSSIEAGVKFPMLKKNPYITAKNLDIGFRRVYSWYVNYVFTF
- a CDS encoding NAD(+)/NADH kinase; this encodes MKDSLQTIGVFVRPTHYQNPLFEKLERAKEWVLKLLEDEGFESFMIDSLDGSKDERLIEKAYAFLCLGGDGTILGALRMTHSYNKPCFGVRIGNLGFLSAVELNGLKGFLQDLKQGAIKLEEHLALEGRIGKTSFYAINEIVIAKKKALGVLDIKAYAGHTPFNTYKGDGLIIATPLGSTAYNLSAHGPIVHALSQSYILTPLCDFSLTQRPLVLGAEFCLNFCAHEDALVVIDGQATYDLEANQPLYIQKSPTTTKLLQKNSRDYFKVLKEKLLWGESPSKKR
- a CDS encoding alanine dehydrogenase is translated as MTIGLVKESMDLESRVALVPDDVALITQKGVGVLVENQAGANSGYSNEAYESVGAKIVDSKTAWGQDLVVKCKEPLEHEYPLLKEKAMLFSYLDLAYQKSLCEMFIDKKITSICTETIAGPKNDYPILAPMSVVAGRLAAHLIQHYLLALEHVKGFMGKGVMLGGLSGAQRAKIVVVGGGVVGMESAKVLSQMGAKVTILELDYAKLQNHPYYHLYDLEVLSVNEANIIQALNGAVGLVGAVLVTASQTPKVILRRHLKRMQKQGVVIDVACDLGGCIETIHQTSHSNPVYVEEDLLHYGVPNMPGIAAKTSSVAYSHASAPYLLYYLEHGLKGFLKANTKIVANTLGGLSAYNGYITQEGIAKTFNLAFKSPLEVLKEL